Proteins co-encoded in one Arthrobacter globiformis genomic window:
- a CDS encoding NAD-dependent epimerase/dehydratase family protein, which translates to MRIAVTGGSGKLGRNVVRRLVADGHSVRNLDRTGDRSPHFTAVDLRNYGQVVDVILGLDDRHQGFDAIVHLGAIPAPGLVPDAATFENNMLSTYNVFQAARRAGIKKIVYASSETVLGLPFDVDPPYIPVDEEYPARPESTYSLVKHLEEQMAIQMTRWDPELSIVGLRFSNVMDPEDYEEFPSFDSDAALRKWNLWGYIDARDGAQAVARALEYRAPGFEAFIIANEDTVMSRSSASLAQEVFPRVEVTKQLGEHETLLSIDKARRLLGYAPEHSWRNYHSNRTTPTED; encoded by the coding sequence GTGAGAATTGCCGTAACGGGAGGCAGCGGAAAGCTCGGACGGAACGTGGTCCGCAGGCTTGTGGCGGACGGGCATTCGGTTCGCAACCTGGACCGGACGGGTGACCGGAGCCCGCATTTCACCGCCGTGGATCTGCGCAATTACGGGCAGGTCGTCGACGTCATCCTGGGTCTCGATGACCGGCACCAGGGCTTCGACGCGATAGTCCATCTGGGTGCCATCCCCGCTCCAGGGCTGGTGCCCGACGCCGCCACATTCGAGAACAACATGCTGTCCACCTACAACGTGTTCCAGGCGGCCCGCAGGGCCGGCATCAAAAAAATCGTGTATGCATCCAGTGAGACGGTGCTGGGACTGCCGTTCGACGTCGACCCTCCCTACATCCCGGTAGATGAGGAATATCCGGCGCGCCCGGAGAGCACCTACTCTCTGGTGAAGCACCTCGAGGAGCAGATGGCGATCCAGATGACGCGCTGGGACCCGGAGCTGAGCATCGTTGGACTCCGCTTCTCCAACGTCATGGATCCGGAGGACTACGAGGAGTTTCCGTCCTTTGACTCGGACGCGGCCCTGCGCAAATGGAACCTCTGGGGTTACATCGATGCCCGGGACGGTGCCCAGGCGGTGGCACGCGCACTGGAATACAGGGCGCCGGGGTTCGAGGCCTTCATCATTGCCAACGAGGACACCGTGATGAGCCGTTCCAGTGCCAGCTTGGCTCAGGAAGTGTTCCCGCGGGTGGAAGTCACGAAGCAGCTGGGCGAGCACGAGACCCTGCTCTCCATCGACAAGGCCAGGCGGCTCCTGGGCTACGCGCCCGAGCACAGTTGGCGGAACTACCACTCGAACCGCACGACGCCCACGGAGGACTGA
- a CDS encoding GAF and ANTAR domain-containing protein, protein MASESTAKPETSITEHLNELVLTSSDVGEFLHELARISARSLSEPGDEVLCGVTLLRHRKAATVASSSPEAQAMDEIQYDFGDGPCMTASREQVTIHITDLRKHDRWASYAQKVLGQGVRSILAIPFVLEGETRAALNLYSHRPGRFEGRVLELAQDFVSQTSMALRLAVRFAHYSDAAANLKATLETRTVIDVAVGVIMAQNRCSQEEAFELLKAASSTRNIKLHSIATSIVDSLGQGPAKTHYEG, encoded by the coding sequence GTGGCCAGCGAGTCGACCGCAAAACCTGAAACCTCAATCACGGAGCACCTCAACGAGCTTGTGCTCACCAGCTCCGACGTGGGCGAATTCCTCCACGAGCTCGCCCGGATCTCCGCACGCAGCCTGTCCGAACCCGGGGACGAAGTCCTCTGCGGCGTAACCCTGCTGCGGCACCGCAAGGCAGCCACCGTGGCGAGCAGCAGCCCTGAGGCGCAGGCCATGGACGAGATCCAGTACGACTTCGGCGACGGTCCCTGCATGACGGCCTCGCGCGAGCAGGTCACCATCCATATCACCGATCTCCGGAAGCACGACCGTTGGGCCAGCTACGCCCAGAAGGTGCTGGGGCAAGGAGTCCGGTCAATCCTCGCCATTCCGTTTGTGCTTGAGGGCGAGACCCGGGCCGCCCTGAACCTTTACTCACACCGGCCAGGACGTTTCGAGGGGCGGGTCCTGGAACTTGCGCAGGACTTTGTCAGCCAGACGTCGATGGCCCTGCGGCTGGCGGTGCGATTCGCCCACTACAGCGACGCGGCGGCGAACCTCAAGGCCACGCTCGAAACCCGGACGGTGATCGACGTCGCCGTCGGCGTGATCATGGCGCAGAACAGGTGCAGCCAGGAGGAAGCCTTCGAGCTGCTCAAGGCAGCGTCGAGTACGCGCAACATCAAGCTACACAGCATTGCGACGTCGATCGTTGACTCGCTTGGACAGGGCCCGGCAAAGACCCACTACGAGGGCTGA
- a CDS encoding Hsp20/alpha crystallin family protein, with product MTNIFRRAGVDIPEPFRRFLEGDLDAWLRVEEYREGGSLVVKAEAPGIDPDNDVDITLAGSQLQITVRREEKSEHKDKEGYRSEFRFGTFSRTVSLPAPVNQEDIRASYTDGVLEVRVPLNEEPAAGGQKIRVSRGAGAAGAGTDGASRTTGQEPEGQSFGGP from the coding sequence ATGACCAACATATTCAGGCGTGCCGGCGTCGACATCCCGGAACCCTTCCGCCGCTTCCTGGAGGGAGACTTGGACGCCTGGCTGCGGGTTGAGGAATACCGTGAGGGCGGCTCACTGGTGGTAAAGGCCGAAGCGCCGGGTATCGATCCTGACAATGACGTAGACATCACCCTGGCCGGCAGTCAACTGCAGATCACCGTCCGCCGTGAAGAAAAATCGGAGCACAAGGACAAGGAAGGGTACCGCTCGGAATTCCGCTTTGGCACATTTTCGCGGACCGTTAGTCTCCCCGCCCCGGTGAACCAGGAGGACATCCGTGCGTCGTACACTGACGGCGTTCTGGAAGTGCGCGTTCCGTTGAACGAGGAGCCCGCTGCGGGCGGCCAGAAGATCCGCGTCTCCCGCGGCGCTGGAGCTGCCGGTGCAGGAACCGACGGGGCTTCACGGACTACGGGGCAGGAACCCGAAGGCCAGAGTTTCGGTGGCCCCTAG
- a CDS encoding TetR/AcrR family transcriptional regulator yields the protein MSAPDATGDAVMPEEVRTGHSEPVDRILATAYELFSHRGVRDVGINELIERSGVAKSTFYRHFPSKDALVLAFLALRDQVWTVDLIVSEARRRGTTPEGRLLAIFDVFGDWFERDDFEACTFINVLLEMGPGHPLGEASIGYLARIRGHIQALAEEAGLERPDEFARSWHILMKGSIISATEGDFLASKRAQQMAGWLIAHHRS from the coding sequence ATGAGTGCTCCTGATGCAACCGGGGATGCCGTGATGCCTGAAGAGGTGCGGACCGGCCATAGTGAACCCGTGGACCGGATCCTCGCCACTGCCTACGAGCTGTTCTCCCACCGCGGTGTCCGCGACGTCGGAATCAATGAGCTGATCGAACGGTCCGGCGTAGCTAAATCCACTTTTTACCGCCACTTCCCGTCCAAGGATGCACTGGTTCTGGCTTTCCTGGCACTCCGCGACCAGGTTTGGACGGTGGACCTCATTGTCTCCGAGGCGAGGCGCAGGGGGACCACGCCCGAAGGCCGCCTGCTTGCCATCTTCGACGTCTTCGGCGACTGGTTCGAGCGGGACGATTTCGAAGCGTGCACCTTCATCAACGTCCTCCTCGAGATGGGACCGGGGCATCCGCTTGGCGAGGCCAGCATCGGTTACCTCGCCAGAATCCGGGGTCACATCCAGGCACTTGCCGAGGAGGCGGGGCTGGAGCGCCCTGACGAATTCGCACGCTCCTGGCACATCCTGATGAAGGGTTCCATAATTTCCGCCACAGAAGGCGACTTCCTCGCTTCCAAGCGGGCGCAGCAGATGGCCGGCTGGCTGATCGCGCACCACCGGAGCTGA